In one Mastacembelus armatus chromosome 19, fMasArm1.2, whole genome shotgun sequence genomic region, the following are encoded:
- the LOC113135670 gene encoding proton channel OTOP3-like, whose translation MSGVSWIAATPAAMWEGKHSLADTFTCSGAAFQDQLMKETRGNRMETKEHFSESMDPDPGVTELESSVETPGNATTDEPDNQLQIQEQDPIMVWVPLGRRLLSGLLGLNVVLLGAALVAGQAFNPDGLKHQEPEVFILMLMGVSLIWMLWYLLWARKQPGTSPHKDHHAGGLTVILILILFGVASLLLYICRTGYLMSMKDCTPAPIVISPFVEAPFLVLQTYLLWAHSKDCIHRHKIITRSGLMMILSADLLLWLNAVTEDSIHVAIEMEKENKNMSSPEEDIPDSEGNSTLCRCSDSATCLVFRKGFEILYPFNIEFYLMASCMVYVMWKNVGRRLSPGHHVTQKLTLRIVYQGGIIYGIVFGALALIAGSTIFILYQVWVSQQQLRFNAFLIFYSYHLAVLPVMCLCCLAGMLVYRLEMRARMGGRNPTRRLDVILLVAAAMGQIALSYFSLVSALAVGTNGLLGELDLSYSLLSLLELILQNIFIIEGLHRHPSLSVRKKQKSSIFKVIKKPVTPVPEERSTDISLLEGNTSAPPAVQEHDGKKSRTRTVIQEICAFLILSNIMLWIIPAFGVHPHFENGLGKQFFGFSAWLVLVNLGQPLIVFYRMHSVGALLELLINA comes from the exons ATGTCAGGTGTGTCCTGGATCGCAGCCACACCTGCGGCTATGTGGGAAGGTAAACATTCATTGGCAGACACATTCACGTGCTCAGGTGCAGCCTTTCAGGACCAACTCATGAAAGAAACCCGTGGAAACCGAATGGAGACTAAAGAGCACTTTTCAGAAAGTATGGATCCAGATCCTGGAGTCACGGAGCTGGAATCCTCCGTGGAAACACCCGGAAATGCCACCACCGACGAGCCAGACAACCAGCTCCAGATTCAGGAGCAGGATCCGATAATGGTTTGGGTTCCCCTCGGAAGGCGCCTGCTGTCTGGCCTGCTGGGTCTGAACGTGGTCCTGCTGGGAGCGGCTCTGGTGGCCGGACAGGCTTTCAACCCCGACGGCCTGAAGCACCAGGAGCCCGAGGTGTTCATTCTGATGCTGATGGGGGTCAGTTTGATCTGGATGCTCTGGTACCTGCTGTGGGCCAGGAAACAGCCCGGGACCAGCCCACATAAAGACCACCACGCCGGGGGACTCACTGTCATCT TGATCCTGATACTTTTCGGTGTAGCCAGTCTGCTGCTGTACATCTGCAGGACCGGGTATTTGATGAGCATGAAGGACTGTACACCTGCCCCTATTGTGATCTCCCCGTTTGTAGAAGCTCCTTTCCTAGTGCTGCAG ACATATTTGCTGTGGGCTCACTCCAAAGACTGCATTCACAGACACAAGATAATCACCAG GTCCGGGCTGATGATGATCCTCTCTGCTgacctgctgctgtggctgaacGCAGTGACCGAGGACTCCATCCATGTGGCGATCGAgatggaaaaggaaaacaagaatATGAGCTCACCTGAAGAAGACATCCCCGATTCAGAAG GAAATTCCACCTTGTGTCGGTGCAGTGACAGTGCAACCTGCCTCGTCTTCAGGAAAGGCTTTGAGATCCTTTATCCCTTCAACATCGAGTTCTACCTGATGGCAAGCTGCATGGTCTATGTGATGTGGAAGAATGTGGGTCGCAGGTTGAGTCCAGGTCACCACGTAACTCAGAAGCTGACCCTACGTATCGTCTACCAGGGTGGGATCATATATGGCATCGTGTTCGGTGCCCTGGCCCTCATAGCCGGATCGACCATCTTCATTCTCTACCAGGTGTGGGtgagccagcagcagctccgcttcaacgccttcctcatATTTTACAGCTACCACTTGGCTGTCTTGCCtgtcatgtgtctgtgctgcctgGCTGGGATGTTGGTCTACAGGCTGGAGATGAGGGCACGCATGGGGGGACGCAACCCCACTCGTAGGCTGGATGTGATCCTCCTGGTGGCGGCGGCTATGGGCCAGATCGCCCTGTCCTACTTCTCCTTGGTGTCAGCCTTGGCTGTGGGGACCAATGGGCTTCTGGGGGAACTGGACCTGTCCTACTCCCTCCTCAGCCTGCTGGAGCTCATCCTGCAGAACATCTTCATCATCGAGGGCCTCCACAGGCACCCGAGCCTGAGCGTCAGGAAGAAACAGAAGAGCAGCATATTCAAG GTTATCAAAAAACCTGTGACTCCTGTACCAGAGGAGAGGAGCACTGACATTTCACTACTGGAGGGAAACACATCAGCACCCCCTGCTGTTCAAGAGCATGATGGGAAAAAGTCCAGGACCAGAACAGTTATACAAGAAATTTGCGCTTTCCTCATCCTTTCTAACATCATG CTCTGGATCATCCCTGCCTTCGGGGTCCACCCCCACTTTGAGAACGGCCTGGGGAAACAGTTTTTTGGCTTCAGCGCTTGGCTTGTCCTGGTGAATCTGGGTCAGCCGCTCATCGTCTTCTACAGGATGCACTCAGTGGGAGCTTTACTGGAGCTGCTCATCAACGCGTGA
- the ush1gb gene encoding Usher syndrome type-1G protein homolog, giving the protein MNDRYHRAARDGYLDLLKEATRKDLNTPDEDGMTPTLWAAYHGNLEALRLIVGRGGDPDKCDIWGNTPLHLAAANGHHNCLSFLVAFGANVWCLDNDYHTPLDMAATKGHMDCVRYLDSIAAKQITLNPKLVSKLKDRAFRAAERRIKECAKLQRKHRERMERRFMKETVALDNLDAISFSSYTSSSTLSRRFNTVTSNMPYSQATLQSTAKGKAKIQKKLEKKKQVDGTFKIYEDGRKSVRSLSGLQLGNDVMFLKQGTYANPKERSRLNIRDMFPRDSDDDLVPRAMSDPGLHEAAYSEISIDSGRDSLFTRPGLGTMVFRRNYMSRGTFGIGARDEESVAGSEPVGQVPNVRLRGHVPLRSPSFDEDSIGSALSLQERNLQELPWEEPDIGLDEDLEPENTPLETFLASQSLSEFMPIFRKEKIDLEALLLCSDQDLTSIHVPLGPRKKLLDACKRRLDTLEEPEAIEDTEL; this is encoded by the exons ATGAACGACCGGTACCACCGGGCGGCCCGGGACGGCTACCTGGACCTGCTGAAGGAGGCCACACGGAAGGATCTGAACACACCGGATGAGGATGGGATGACACCGACCTTATGGGCCGCGTACCACGGCAACCTGGAGGCGCTCCGGCTCATCGTGGGGAGAGG AGGTGACCCGGACAAGTGCGACATCTGGGGGAACACACCTCTTCACCTGGCAGCTGCCAACGGCCACCACAACTGCCTGTCCTTCCTGGTGGCTTTCGGTGCCAACGTGTGGTGTCTGGACAATGACTACCACACTCCGCTGGACATGGCCGCCACCAAGGGCCACATGGACTGTGTTCGCTACCTGGACTCCATCGCTGCCAAGCAGATCACCCTCAACCCAAAGCTGGTCAGCAAACTCAAGGACCGGGCGTTTCGGGCCGCAGAGCGCCGGATCAAAGAGTGCGCCAAGCTCCAGAGGAAGCACCGTGAACGCATGGAGAGGAGGTTCATGAAGGAGACTGTGGCTTTAGACAACCTGGATGCTATTAGCTTTTCTAGctacaccagcagcagcactctGAGCCGCAGGTTTAACACGGTCACCTCCAACATGCCATACTCACAG GCCACCCTGCAGTCCACAGCCAAGGGCAAGGCCAAGATAcagaagaagctggagaagaagaagcaggttGATGGAACGTTCAAGATCTACGAAGACGGTAGGAAAAGTGTGCGCTCGCTGTCCGGCCTGCAGCTCGGCAATGATGTCATGTTCCTCAAACAGGGCACCTACGCCAACCCCAAGGAAAGGTCACGGCTCAACATACGTGACATGTTCCCCAGAGACAGTGACGATGACCTTGTCCCCCGTGCCATGAGTGACCCAGGCCTCCATGAGGCTGCGTATTCGGAGATCAGCATCGACTCTGGTCGGGACTCCCTGTTCACTCGGCCGGGGCTCGGCACCATGGTGTTCAGGAGGAACTATATGAGCAGAGGCACGTTTGGGATCGGGGCCCGGGATGAAGAGAGTGTAGCAGGGAGTGAACCAGTGGGCCAGGTGCCTAATGTTCGTCTGCGTGGACACGTACCTCTGCGGTCACCCAGCTTTGATGAGGACAGTATTGGCAGCGCTTTGAGTCTACAAGAGAGAAACCTGCAGGAGCTGCCCTGGGAGGAGCCTGACATTGGGCTGGATGAGGACCTGGAGCCAGAGAACACTCCTCTGGAAACCTTCCTGGCTTCTCAAAGCCTCAGTGAGTTCATGCCGATCTTCAGGAAGGAGAAGATTGACCTGGAGGCCTTGCTGCTTTGTTCAGACCAGGACCTCACCAGCATCCACGTCCCTTTGGGCCCCAGGAAGAAACTTTTGGATGCCTGCAAGAGACGCCTGGACACTCTAGAGGAGCCAGAGGCCATTGAAGACACTGAACTTTAA
- the fads6 gene encoding fatty acid desaturase 6 → MHDVQEEWREGPDGTMLVQRKEEPESSTGEMRREWVQNAGAAGAEVEKETLMMELTRLVKEVVKESSWWEQRGIDCSILAAAFLCLPPAFLLLSSSRILWFLAGMLLMGVAHAVITVKGTHLASHGALSESQAWGRFWTIFFIEICGSFSARAGVHGHVKMHHAHTNVIGLGDSSVWKVPFLPRTVYLFIAPLAVPVLTPLVALAHLKGQSKSHIIRTILMVTLGLYSQYWLLIHVSGFRSPPSALLCMLICRAMFSVPYIHVNIFQHIGLPMFSPTCRPKRIYQMTHGVLNLPRNPMLDWTFGHSLISCHVEHHLFPFLSDNMCLKVKPVVSKYLSEKQLPYQEDSYLSRLQLFFHRYQELMVFAPPITELVGVQ, encoded by the exons ATGCACGATGTACAGGAAGAGTGGAGGGAAGGACCGGATGGGACGATGTTAGTCCAGAGGAAAGAGGAGCCAGAGTCCAGCACTGGAGAGATGAGGCGAGAGTGGGTGCAGAATGCAGGGGCAGCTGGTGcagaggtggagaaggagacGCTGATGATGGAGCTGACCAGGCTGGTGAAGGAGGTGGTGAAAGAGAGCAGCTGGTGGGAGCAGAGGGGGATCGATTGCAGCATCCTGGCAGCAGCCTTCCTCTGTCTGCCACCTG ccttcctgctgctgtcctcCTCTCGGATCCTGTGGTTTTTAGCGGGCATGCTGCTGATGGGTGTGGCTCACGCCGTCATCACCGTGAAGGGGACACATCTGGCCAGCCACGGGGCCCTGAGCGAGTCACAGGCCTGGGGCAGGTTCTGGACCATCTTCTTTATCGAG ATCTGCGGGTCCTTCTCGGCACGGGCCGGCGTGCACGGACACGTTAAGATGCATCATGCTCATACTAATGTCATTGGACTGGGCGACTCCAGCGTGTGGAAGGTTCCCTTCCTGCCTCGCACCGTCTACCTGTTCATAGCTCCCCTGGCTGTGCCGGTCCTCACCCCACTCGTTGCGCTCG CTCACCTGAAAGGACAGTCTAAGTCCCACATCATTAGGACCATCCTGATGGTAACACTGGGCCTGTATTCACAGTACTGGCTGCTGATCCACGTCTCAGGCTTCAGGTCACCTCCCAGCGCCCTGCTGTGTATGCTGATATGCAGGGCGATGTTCTCTGTGCCCTACATCCATGTCAACATCTTCCAG CACATTGGCCTCCCCATGTTCTCTCCGACCTGCCGACCAAAGAGGATCTACCAGATGACCCACGGAGTCCTGAACCTGCCACGGAACCCGATGCTGGACTGGACATTTGGACACTCGCTAATCAGCTGCCACGTGGAGCACCATCTGTTCCCCTTCCTGTCCGATAACATGTGTTTAAAG GTGAAGCCTGTTGTGTCCAAATACCTGAGTGAAAAGCAGCTCCCCTACCAGGAGGACAGCTACCTCTCCCGCCTGCAGCTCTTCTTCCACAGATACCAGGAGCTGATGGTGTTTGCTCCTCCGATCACCGAGCTGGTTGGCGTGCAGTGA
- the trim16 gene encoding tripartite motif-containing protein 16 isoform X2: MANTAAVGTAPISDQQPCAAGERSEASGHSDCGDKSAACSEFPQSPDQPGPADDVKQNRTEAEAPVFKEEQIQDSKKPEETKTQEDVTPPEEEKTQAEPQTEKQVNGTTEEAKTEEPLGPDDVVCDSCIDSPHRALKSCLTCLVSYCEVHLRPHLEKPKFQNHRLVEPLRDIERRTCESHDTLPVVEARRQIERELKDKQTDMMKTATAAEHAINKLQLNTVSIEQSVTEVQAVIESRFEELQEMVDRAKKEVTEILENEQRQALKQAEGIRVHLEQRCTDLKKSQAQMEKISRNKNDVDFLQEYSVWKKEASDVSLPGVYIGLMDQLKSFSSVIVDSTKELCAMLESSCIEKVKETCKNDKMGIKTTVHPITAARYHLTIPDPVTRADFLKYVANLSLDAETAHKFLRLTEENKKVTNTTPWQHPYPDLPQRFENWRQVLATESFYLGRHYFEVDINGEGVYVGVTYKSIDRKGNESNSCITGNNFSWCLQWNGRSFSTWHSDVETPLGTEKFTRIGVYVDYTEGLLAFYGVGNTMTLIHKYKAEFLEPLYPAFWLSKKENTVSLVGPGEPLQHKSPSPPPSDANGAVVSKTAA; encoded by the exons ATGGCCAATACAGCAGCTGTAGGAACTGCTCCCATTTCTGATCAGCAGCCGTGTGCAGCAGGTGAGCGGAGTGAAGCCTCTGGTCACTCTGACTGTGGGGACAAAAGTGCAGCATGTTCTGAGTttccacagagtccagaccagCCTGGACCTGCCGACGATGTCAAACAAAATAGGACGGAGGCTGAGGCTCCCGTGTTCAAAGAGGAGCAGATTCAGGACTCCAAGAAGCCAGAAGAGACCAAAACCCAAGAAGATGTGACTCCACCTGAGGAGGAGAAGACACAGGCAGAGCctcagacagagaaacaggtgAACGGAACAACAGAGGAGGCGAAGACGGAGGAACCTTTGGGGCCCGATGATGTGGTGTGTGACTCTTGTATCGACAGCCCCCACAGGGCCCTCAAGTCCTGCCTCACCTGCCTGGTGTCGTACTGTGAGGTCCACCTCCGGCCGCACCTGGAGAAGCCAAAGTTTCAGAACCACCGGCTGGTGGAGCCGCTCAGGGACATCGAGCGGAGGACCTGCGAGA GCCACGACACCCTCCCAGTGGTGGAGGCTCGCAGGCAGATAGAG AGGGAACTGAAGGACAAGCAGACTGACATGATGAAGACGGCAACAGCGGCAGAGCACGCCATCAACAAACTTCAACTCAACACAGTCTCCATTGAG CAATCGGTGACTGAGGTACAAGCAGTGATCGAGAGCCGGTTCGAGGAGCTGCAGGAGATGGTGGACAGGGCCAAGAAGGAGGTCACAGAGATCCTGGAAAATGAGCAGAGGCAGGCGCTGAAGCAGGCCGAGGGCATCCGGGTTCACCTGGAGCAGAGGTGCACGGACCTGAAGAAGTCTCAGGCACAGATGGAGAAAATctccagaaataaaaatgatgtggATTTCTTACAG gagTATTCAGTGTGGAAGAAAGAAGCCAGCGACGTTTCTCTGCCCGGGGTCTACATCGGCCTGATGGACCAACTGAAGTCCTTCAGCAGTGTGATCGTTGACTCCACGAAGGAGCTCTGTGCCATGCTGGAGTCCTCGTGCATAGAGAAAGTTAAGGAGACATGCAAAAATG ACAAAATgggaataaaaacaacagttcaTCCAATTACTGCAGCGAGATACCACCTGACTATACCAGATCCAGTGACGCGGGCTGACTTCCTCAAAT ATGTTGCCAACTTGAGTCTTGATGCTGAGACAGCTCACAAGTTTCTGCGcctgacagaagaaaacaagaagGTGACTAACACCACGCCCTGGCAGCATCCTTACCCCGATTTACCCCAGCGCTTTGAGAACTGGCGCCAGGTTCTGGCCACGGAGAGCTTCTACCTGGGGCGCCACTATTTTGAGGTAGACATCAATGGCGAGGGCGTGTACGTCGGCGTGACCTACAAGAGCATCGACCGCAAAGGCAACGAGAGCAACAGCTGCATCACGGGAAACAACTTCTCCTGGTGTCTCCAGTGGAATGGACGCAGCTTCTCCACCTGGCACAGCGACGTGGAGACCCCCCTCGGCACGGAGAAGTTCACTCGTATCGGGGTGTACGTGGACTACACAGAAGGCCTCCTGGCTTTCTACGGTGTGGGCAACACCATGACACTCATCCACAAGTACAAGGCAGAGTTCCTGGAGCCTCTTTATCCGGCTTTCTGGCTGTCCAAGAAGGAGAATACCGTCAGTTTGGTGGGGCCTGGGGAGCCACTACAGCACAAGagcccctctcctcccccctcagaTGCAAACGGAGCTGTTGTTTCAAAAACTGCAGCATAG
- the trim16 gene encoding tripartite motif-containing protein 16 isoform X1: MANTAAVGTAPISDQQPCAAGERSEASGHSDCGDKSAACSEFPQSPDQPGPADDVKQNRTEAEAPVFKEEQIQDSKKPEETKTQEDVTPPEEEKTQAEPQTEKQVNGTTEEAKTEEPLGPDDVVCDSCIDSPHRALKSCLTCLVSYCEVHLRPHLEKPKFQNHRLVEPLRDIERRTCESHKWPLELFCCADSCCLCQDCVTEDHGGHDTLPVVEARRQIERELKDKQTDMMKTATAAEHAINKLQLNTVSIEQSVTEVQAVIESRFEELQEMVDRAKKEVTEILENEQRQALKQAEGIRVHLEQRCTDLKKSQAQMEKISRNKNDVDFLQEYSVWKKEASDVSLPGVYIGLMDQLKSFSSVIVDSTKELCAMLESSCIEKVKETCKNDKMGIKTTVHPITAARYHLTIPDPVTRADFLKYVANLSLDAETAHKFLRLTEENKKVTNTTPWQHPYPDLPQRFENWRQVLATESFYLGRHYFEVDINGEGVYVGVTYKSIDRKGNESNSCITGNNFSWCLQWNGRSFSTWHSDVETPLGTEKFTRIGVYVDYTEGLLAFYGVGNTMTLIHKYKAEFLEPLYPAFWLSKKENTVSLVGPGEPLQHKSPSPPPSDANGAVVSKTAA, encoded by the exons ATGGCCAATACAGCAGCTGTAGGAACTGCTCCCATTTCTGATCAGCAGCCGTGTGCAGCAGGTGAGCGGAGTGAAGCCTCTGGTCACTCTGACTGTGGGGACAAAAGTGCAGCATGTTCTGAGTttccacagagtccagaccagCCTGGACCTGCCGACGATGTCAAACAAAATAGGACGGAGGCTGAGGCTCCCGTGTTCAAAGAGGAGCAGATTCAGGACTCCAAGAAGCCAGAAGAGACCAAAACCCAAGAAGATGTGACTCCACCTGAGGAGGAGAAGACACAGGCAGAGCctcagacagagaaacaggtgAACGGAACAACAGAGGAGGCGAAGACGGAGGAACCTTTGGGGCCCGATGATGTGGTGTGTGACTCTTGTATCGACAGCCCCCACAGGGCCCTCAAGTCCTGCCTCACCTGCCTGGTGTCGTACTGTGAGGTCCACCTCCGGCCGCACCTGGAGAAGCCAAAGTTTCAGAACCACCGGCTGGTGGAGCCGCTCAGGGACATCGAGCGGAGGACCTGCGAGAGCCACAAGTGGCCCCTGGAGCTTTTCTGCTGCGCTGacagctgctgcctctgtcaGGACTGTGTGACGGAGGATCACGGGGGCCACGACACCCTCCCAGTGGTGGAGGCTCGCAGGCAGATAGAG AGGGAACTGAAGGACAAGCAGACTGACATGATGAAGACGGCAACAGCGGCAGAGCACGCCATCAACAAACTTCAACTCAACACAGTCTCCATTGAG CAATCGGTGACTGAGGTACAAGCAGTGATCGAGAGCCGGTTCGAGGAGCTGCAGGAGATGGTGGACAGGGCCAAGAAGGAGGTCACAGAGATCCTGGAAAATGAGCAGAGGCAGGCGCTGAAGCAGGCCGAGGGCATCCGGGTTCACCTGGAGCAGAGGTGCACGGACCTGAAGAAGTCTCAGGCACAGATGGAGAAAATctccagaaataaaaatgatgtggATTTCTTACAG gagTATTCAGTGTGGAAGAAAGAAGCCAGCGACGTTTCTCTGCCCGGGGTCTACATCGGCCTGATGGACCAACTGAAGTCCTTCAGCAGTGTGATCGTTGACTCCACGAAGGAGCTCTGTGCCATGCTGGAGTCCTCGTGCATAGAGAAAGTTAAGGAGACATGCAAAAATG ACAAAATgggaataaaaacaacagttcaTCCAATTACTGCAGCGAGATACCACCTGACTATACCAGATCCAGTGACGCGGGCTGACTTCCTCAAAT ATGTTGCCAACTTGAGTCTTGATGCTGAGACAGCTCACAAGTTTCTGCGcctgacagaagaaaacaagaagGTGACTAACACCACGCCCTGGCAGCATCCTTACCCCGATTTACCCCAGCGCTTTGAGAACTGGCGCCAGGTTCTGGCCACGGAGAGCTTCTACCTGGGGCGCCACTATTTTGAGGTAGACATCAATGGCGAGGGCGTGTACGTCGGCGTGACCTACAAGAGCATCGACCGCAAAGGCAACGAGAGCAACAGCTGCATCACGGGAAACAACTTCTCCTGGTGTCTCCAGTGGAATGGACGCAGCTTCTCCACCTGGCACAGCGACGTGGAGACCCCCCTCGGCACGGAGAAGTTCACTCGTATCGGGGTGTACGTGGACTACACAGAAGGCCTCCTGGCTTTCTACGGTGTGGGCAACACCATGACACTCATCCACAAGTACAAGGCAGAGTTCCTGGAGCCTCTTTATCCGGCTTTCTGGCTGTCCAAGAAGGAGAATACCGTCAGTTTGGTGGGGCCTGGGGAGCCACTACAGCACAAGagcccctctcctcccccctcagaTGCAAACGGAGCTGTTGTTTCAAAAACTGCAGCATAG
- the tvp23b gene encoding Golgi apparatus membrane protein TVP23 homolog B isoform X2: MLTEDANDEDVSLFDAEDDAGKRPKKTNMKHPVASFFHLFFRVSAVLVYLLCEFLSRSFIACMVTIILLLSCDFWTVKNITGRLMVGLRWWNQVDDDGQSHWVFESRKGTGKHQASDSESRIFWLGLIICPVVWVIFVFSTLFSFKVKWLPVVIMGVVLQGANLYGYVRCKAGGQTSLKNMATNYFGRQFLKQALSKEEES; encoded by the exons ATGTTAACAGAA GACGCCAACGATGAAGACGTGTCTCTGTTCGATGCGGAGGACGATGCAGGTAAAAGGCCCAAGAAGACAAACATGAA GCACCCAGTGGCGTCCTTCTTCCACCTGTTCTTCAGGGTCAGTGCCGTCCTCGTGTACCTGCTCTGTGAGTTTCTGAGTAGGAGTTTCATCGCCTGCATGGTGACCATCATCCTCCTGCTCTCGTGTGACTTCTGGACTGTAAAG AACATCACTGGGAGGCTGATGGTTGGGCTGCGGTGGTGGAACCAGGTGGACGATGACGGACAAAGCCACTGGGTGTTTGAGTCGAGGAAG GGTACTGGGAAGCACCAAGCTTCAGATTCCGAGTCACGAATCTTCTGGCTTGGGCTGATTATTTGTCCAGTCGTCTGGGTCATCTTTGTCTTCAGCACCCTCTTTTCTTTCAAGGTTAAATGGCTG CCTGTGGTGATCATGGGTGTGGTGTTACAAGGAGCCAACCTCTATGGATACGTGCGGTGTAAAGCTGGAGGGCAGACCAGCTTAAAGAACATGGCTACCAATTATTTTGGACGGCAGTTCCTCAAACAG gcgCTGTCTAAAGAAGAGGAATCGTAG
- the tvp23b gene encoding Golgi apparatus membrane protein TVP23 homolog B isoform X1 — MLTEDANDEDVSLFDAEDDAGKRPKKTNMNRHPVASFFHLFFRVSAVLVYLLCEFLSRSFIACMVTIILLLSCDFWTVKNITGRLMVGLRWWNQVDDDGQSHWVFESRKGTGKHQASDSESRIFWLGLIICPVVWVIFVFSTLFSFKVKWLPVVIMGVVLQGANLYGYVRCKAGGQTSLKNMATNYFGRQFLKQALSKEEES; from the exons ATGTTAACAGAA GACGCCAACGATGAAGACGTGTCTCTGTTCGATGCGGAGGACGATGCAGGTAAAAGGCCCAAGAAGACAAACATGAA cagGCACCCAGTGGCGTCCTTCTTCCACCTGTTCTTCAGGGTCAGTGCCGTCCTCGTGTACCTGCTCTGTGAGTTTCTGAGTAGGAGTTTCATCGCCTGCATGGTGACCATCATCCTCCTGCTCTCGTGTGACTTCTGGACTGTAAAG AACATCACTGGGAGGCTGATGGTTGGGCTGCGGTGGTGGAACCAGGTGGACGATGACGGACAAAGCCACTGGGTGTTTGAGTCGAGGAAG GGTACTGGGAAGCACCAAGCTTCAGATTCCGAGTCACGAATCTTCTGGCTTGGGCTGATTATTTGTCCAGTCGTCTGGGTCATCTTTGTCTTCAGCACCCTCTTTTCTTTCAAGGTTAAATGGCTG CCTGTGGTGATCATGGGTGTGGTGTTACAAGGAGCCAACCTCTATGGATACGTGCGGTGTAAAGCTGGAGGGCAGACCAGCTTAAAGAACATGGCTACCAATTATTTTGGACGGCAGTTCCTCAAACAG gcgCTGTCTAAAGAAGAGGAATCGTAG